Proteins encoded in a region of the Planococcus shixiaomingii genome:
- a CDS encoding gamma-glutamyl-gamma-aminobutyrate hydrolase family protein, producing MKPIIGITSSVELGRDEYAVEIADTEAVLRAGGLPLILPHLTKEADIDQLVGKLDGLFAAGGYDIDPTLFGEEPHPNLGVIIPSRDHFELLLIRKMLEAGKPILAICRGAQILNIAAGGDMYQDLPAQFKGTLLQHQQRAPKFHGSHFVQVEKDSLLYRLTGEEQLKVNSRHHQANRLVPSPFVISGTANDGVVEAIESTVHRFVLGLQWHPENMARAEDVPSLRIFEGFITACQDKEGSNEDYRHTLRRAAEAANHE from the coding sequence ATGAAACCGATAATTGGCATTACTTCATCAGTGGAACTTGGACGGGATGAATACGCCGTTGAAATAGCTGACACGGAAGCAGTTCTGCGAGCAGGCGGCTTACCGCTTATCCTGCCGCATTTAACAAAAGAGGCGGATATCGATCAGCTTGTCGGTAAACTGGACGGATTGTTTGCAGCAGGCGGTTATGACATCGATCCGACTTTGTTCGGGGAAGAGCCGCATCCGAATCTTGGGGTCATCATTCCATCGCGGGATCATTTCGAGCTTTTGCTGATTCGAAAAATGCTGGAAGCCGGAAAACCGATTTTGGCCATTTGCCGAGGAGCCCAAATTTTGAATATAGCCGCCGGTGGAGATATGTACCAAGATCTCCCGGCGCAATTTAAAGGCACGTTATTGCAGCATCAGCAAAGGGCACCGAAATTCCATGGTTCGCATTTTGTTCAAGTGGAAAAAGATTCACTGCTCTACCGCTTGACTGGAGAAGAGCAGTTAAAAGTGAACAGCCGCCATCACCAGGCCAATCGTTTGGTTCCAAGTCCCTTTGTCATTAGCGGGACAGCGAATGATGGTGTTGTTGAAGCGATTGAAAGTACGGTACATCGTTTTGTCTTAGGCCTCCAGTGGCACCCGGAAAATATGGCAAGAGCTGAGGATGTGCCTTCTCTTCGTATTTTCGAAGGGTTTATCACTGCATGCCAAGATAAGGAGGGTTCAAATGAAGATTATCGACACACATTGCGACGCGCTGCTGAAGCTGCAAATCACGAATAG
- the rbsB gene encoding ribose ABC transporter substrate-binding protein RbsB — translation MKKMNLVFILLAMMVLAACSMEAPGSSSEDSSGGSGEKAGDYKIGFSVSTLNNPFFVTLSEGAEAKAKELGAKLSVVDAQDNASKQASDVEDLIQQGVDMIMINPVDSEAVAAAVESANSANIPVITVDRSSAGGEVVSHIASDNIAGGEMAGEHLLSLVGEGALVAELEGVPGSSAARERGEGFNNVAKDSMEVAAKQTANFNRSEGLSVMENILQANPDIKGVFAHNDEMALGALEAIEASGKDIIVVGFDATDDAAKAVKDGRLAGTIAQKPEMIGEKALETAVQSLKGEKVEASIPVELELVKE, via the coding sequence ATGAAGAAAATGAATTTGGTATTTATTTTGTTGGCAATGATGGTTTTGGCGGCTTGTTCGATGGAGGCACCGGGTTCAAGTTCAGAAGATTCAAGCGGAGGCAGCGGGGAAAAAGCGGGAGATTACAAAATCGGATTTTCAGTTTCGACTTTAAACAACCCGTTCTTCGTTACACTGAGTGAAGGGGCAGAAGCGAAAGCCAAAGAGCTTGGTGCTAAATTATCAGTAGTGGATGCGCAAGATAATGCTTCAAAACAAGCAAGTGATGTAGAAGATTTGATTCAGCAAGGCGTAGATATGATCATGATCAATCCTGTCGATTCCGAAGCGGTAGCGGCAGCAGTAGAATCTGCAAACTCTGCAAACATTCCAGTCATTACGGTTGACCGCAGTTCTGCAGGCGGCGAAGTCGTGTCGCACATTGCTTCAGATAACATAGCCGGTGGCGAAATGGCTGGGGAACATTTGTTATCATTAGTTGGTGAAGGTGCTCTAGTAGCAGAATTGGAAGGTGTACCAGGCTCTTCAGCGGCACGTGAACGCGGTGAAGGATTCAATAACGTTGCAAAAGACAGCATGGAAGTAGCTGCGAAACAAACAGCAAACTTTAACCGTTCAGAAGGCTTGTCGGTTATGGAAAATATTTTGCAGGCAAATCCGGATATCAAAGGTGTATTTGCCCACAATGATGAAATGGCATTGGGAGCGCTTGAGGCGATTGAAGCTTCAGGAAAAGATATTATAGTGGTCGGATTTGATGCAACAGACGATGCTGCAAAAGCTGTAAAAGACGGGCGTTTGGCAGGAACGATTGCCCAGAAGCCCGAAATGATTGGTGAGAAAGCTCTTGAAACAGCTGTTCAATCGCTTAAAGGCGAAAAAGTGGAAGCTTCTATTCCAGTAGAATTGGAATTGGTTAAAGAATAA
- a CDS encoding ABC transporter permease subunit translates to MQLTKSNQSIFQKIAPFIGLIAIIAIITILNPGFLAISNLMNVLRQVSVNALIAFGMTFVILTGGIDLSVGSILALTGALTAGMMASGVDPIFAMLVGLLLGAALGAINGLIIAKGKVAPFIATLATMTIYRGLTLVYTEGRPVSGLGDSVPFQMLGKGYFLGIPIPVVTMLVSFGILYFILKKTTFGRRVYAVGGNEEASILSGINTTRIKIYVYSLVGLLSALAAIILTSRLNSAQPTAGQMFELDAIAAVVLGGTSLTGGRGWIVGTLIGALIIGVLNNGLNLIGVSSFFQQVVKGAVILLAVLLDRKKTA, encoded by the coding sequence TTGCAGTTAACCAAAAGTAATCAATCGATATTCCAAAAAATCGCACCATTCATTGGCTTGATTGCCATCATCGCGATCATAACAATTTTAAATCCAGGGTTTTTGGCGATTAGCAACTTGATGAACGTCTTGCGCCAAGTATCGGTTAATGCATTAATCGCTTTCGGTATGACATTCGTTATTTTAACAGGAGGCATCGATTTATCGGTCGGTTCCATCCTCGCGTTGACAGGAGCGTTGACCGCCGGCATGATGGCCAGCGGCGTTGATCCGATTTTTGCAATGCTTGTCGGGTTATTGCTCGGTGCAGCTCTCGGCGCAATCAACGGACTGATTATCGCAAAAGGGAAAGTGGCTCCATTTATCGCCACGCTTGCCACCATGACAATCTACAGAGGCTTGACGCTAGTGTATACAGAGGGACGGCCGGTTTCTGGATTAGGCGACAGCGTTCCTTTTCAAATGCTTGGAAAAGGATACTTCCTTGGAATTCCAATTCCTGTAGTGACGATGCTGGTAAGTTTCGGAATCTTGTATTTCATTTTAAAGAAAACCACGTTCGGCCGCCGGGTTTATGCAGTAGGCGGAAACGAGGAAGCATCCATTCTTTCTGGAATCAACACAACCCGAATCAAAATTTATGTGTATTCGCTTGTTGGTTTGTTGTCGGCCCTAGCTGCCATCATTTTAACGTCGCGCCTAAACTCCGCACAGCCGACTGCCGGGCAAATGTTCGAGCTTGATGCAATTGCGGCTGTTGTCCTTGGCGGTACAAGCTTGACCGGTGGACGCGGGTGGATTGTCGGAACTTTGATCGGTGCTTTGATCATCGGGGTGCTCAATAACGGATTGAATTTAATCGGGGTTTCTTCCTTCTTCCAGCAAGTGGTGAAGGGTGCAGTCATATTATTAGCGGTTCTTTTGGACCGGAAAAAAACAGCATAA
- a CDS encoding sugar ABC transporter ATP-binding protein encodes MIKMTDISKSFSGNKVLKNVRFSLEKGEIHALMGENGAGKSTLMKIMAGIYSRDSGTVEVKGQPVEFTSPKQAEAAGIAVIHQELNVLPHLSIAENLFLGREETYGRTGILKTKEMEKKTREILADLGLDIDPASPASILSVGKQQIVEIAKALSVDAEVIIMDEPTAALTDREIDSLFATIRQLQKQGVSFIYISHRMEEIFSLCDRITILRDGEYVGERKISETSFEEIVQMMVGRELGERFPERNSTIGDVKLAVKGLSRKDCFENVSFELRKGEILSIAGLMGAGRTEVVQSLFGYKKLDAGTIEFDGRTIKIDNPRKAKEIGIGYVTEDRKSEGLIVDFTVEENVSMTNFSSISKNGLISKKKERGLYDQMVKRLGIRTSGPEQSAKSLSGGNQQKVVIAKWLGIEPELLILDEPTRGVDVGAKKEIYSIINELAERGVAILMISSELPEVIGMADRVLVMHEGKVTADLHKNEMTQERIMHYATGGGNLAVNQK; translated from the coding sequence GTGATTAAAATGACCGATATCTCGAAATCCTTCAGCGGCAATAAAGTATTGAAAAATGTACGATTTTCGCTGGAAAAAGGAGAAATTCACGCATTAATGGGTGAAAACGGCGCTGGAAAATCCACTTTGATGAAAATCATGGCCGGAATTTATTCAAGGGATTCTGGAACAGTCGAAGTGAAAGGGCAGCCGGTGGAGTTCACTTCACCGAAGCAGGCAGAAGCGGCAGGCATTGCTGTTATTCACCAGGAATTAAATGTATTGCCTCATCTGTCCATCGCGGAGAACTTGTTTTTAGGAAGAGAAGAAACATATGGGCGGACTGGCATTTTAAAAACAAAAGAAATGGAAAAGAAAACCCGTGAAATTCTGGCGGATCTTGGGCTGGACATTGATCCGGCTTCTCCTGCGAGCATTCTTTCAGTCGGCAAGCAGCAAATCGTGGAAATTGCGAAAGCGCTGTCAGTGGATGCGGAAGTCATTATCATGGATGAACCAACCGCAGCACTAACGGACCGGGAAATTGACAGCTTGTTTGCTACAATTCGCCAATTGCAAAAACAAGGTGTGTCCTTCATCTATATCTCCCATCGCATGGAAGAAATTTTTTCGCTGTGCGACCGGATCACCATTTTGAGAGATGGCGAATATGTCGGGGAACGAAAAATCAGTGAAACGTCTTTTGAGGAAATTGTCCAGATGATGGTCGGCCGGGAATTAGGTGAACGGTTCCCCGAACGCAACTCCACCATCGGAGACGTGAAACTTGCCGTAAAAGGGCTTAGCCGCAAAGATTGCTTTGAAAATGTGTCATTTGAGCTTCGCAAAGGCGAAATTTTGTCGATTGCCGGTTTGATGGGCGCTGGACGAACGGAAGTTGTCCAATCGTTGTTTGGCTATAAAAAATTGGATGCAGGAACGATCGAATTTGATGGCCGGACGATTAAAATCGATAACCCCAGAAAAGCGAAAGAAATCGGCATCGGCTATGTAACGGAAGATAGAAAGTCTGAAGGGCTCATTGTCGACTTTACGGTAGAGGAAAACGTTAGCATGACCAATTTTTCTTCGATATCAAAAAATGGCTTAATCTCCAAAAAGAAAGAACGCGGCCTTTACGATCAAATGGTGAAGCGGCTGGGCATCCGGACTTCCGGGCCGGAACAAAGCGCAAAATCATTGAGCGGCGGAAACCAACAGAAAGTGGTCATTGCAAAATGGCTGGGCATTGAACCGGAATTGCTCATATTAGATGAGCCGACACGCGGCGTTGACGTTGGGGCGAAAAAAGAAATTTACTCGATCATCAACGAATTGGCGGAGCGAGGAGTGGCGATATTGATGATTTCTTCGGAATTGCCTGAAGTGATCGGCATGGCAGACCGAGTTTTGGTAATGCACGAAGGAAAAGTCACAGCTGATTTACATAAAAATGAGATGACACAAGAACGCATTATGCATTATGCCACAGGAGGCGGAAATCTTGCAGTTAACCAAAAGTAA
- the rbsD gene encoding D-ribose pyranase encodes MKKQGIINRDIAAALASFGHTDLLVIADCGLPIPANIPCVDLSYRIGEPAFMTILEAVLDDFQAETAFIANEIKHENPAIEAAILQHKEAAYISHEELKDLSKKAKLIIRTGEATPYANIVLRSGVIF; translated from the coding sequence ATGAAAAAGCAAGGCATCATCAATCGCGACATTGCGGCCGCGCTTGCTTCCTTCGGCCACACGGATCTTCTCGTCATTGCCGACTGCGGCTTGCCGATTCCGGCGAATATTCCATGCGTCGACCTGTCGTATCGAATTGGCGAACCGGCATTTATGACAATCCTTGAAGCTGTGCTCGATGACTTTCAGGCAGAAACGGCATTTATCGCTAATGAAATCAAACATGAGAATCCGGCAATCGAAGCGGCAATCTTACAACATAAAGAAGCTGCTTACATTTCGCACGAAGAGTTAAAAGACCTTAGCAAAAAAGCGAAGCTTATCATACGTACAGGAGAAGCGACTCCATATGCCAATATCGTCCTTCGCTCTGGCGTAATCTTTTAA
- the rbsK gene encoding ribokinase, which translates to MITVVGSINMDLVVSTRVFPKQGETVLGDLYTTVPGGKGANQAVAAARLGSEVQMLGAVGNDAFGDELLAGLEAENIQLQAVERKDGASGIANILLSEGDNRIIVVPGANHKVTVEEIEVHKHLLANSSVVIMQLELPIPVVQKALEICHEHEVPTILNPAPASGFNSELLKYCTYLTPNETEAEEIFGGNWQQALEQYPNRLVVTLGEKGAQFYDGEKHVVITGFPTKAVDTTGAGDTFNGALGAAIAENMPFAEAVRFANAAASLSVEKFGAQGGMPVRNAVMERVAGGSR; encoded by the coding sequence ATGATTACAGTGGTAGGAAGTATCAATATGGATTTGGTTGTAAGTACACGCGTTTTCCCAAAACAAGGCGAAACCGTCCTAGGAGATTTGTATACGACAGTGCCCGGAGGAAAAGGCGCGAATCAGGCTGTAGCAGCTGCGCGGCTGGGAAGTGAAGTTCAAATGCTTGGGGCAGTCGGAAACGATGCGTTCGGTGATGAGTTGCTAGCGGGCTTAGAAGCGGAAAATATTCAATTGCAAGCGGTTGAGCGCAAAGATGGAGCAAGCGGAATTGCCAACATCCTGTTGTCGGAAGGCGATAACCGAATCATCGTCGTTCCGGGAGCCAACCACAAAGTGACAGTTGAGGAAATAGAAGTCCATAAACATCTATTGGCTAATAGTTCAGTAGTGATCATGCAATTGGAGCTGCCAATCCCTGTTGTTCAAAAAGCATTGGAAATCTGTCATGAACACGAGGTTCCAACTATTTTAAATCCCGCTCCTGCAAGCGGTTTCAACTCAGAGCTATTAAAATACTGTACATATCTAACGCCAAACGAGACGGAAGCCGAAGAAATTTTTGGCGGCAATTGGCAGCAGGCGCTTGAGCAATACCCGAACCGGCTGGTTGTGACACTCGGAGAAAAAGGGGCACAATTTTATGATGGCGAAAAGCATGTTGTTATCACAGGATTCCCGACTAAAGCAGTTGATACGACTGGGGCAGGAGATACGTTCAATGGAGCTCTTGGTGCAGCTATAGCAGAGAACATGCCATTTGCTGAAGCCGTTCGTTTCGCAAATGCCGCCGCTTCTCTATCGGTGGAGAAATTCGGCGCGCAAGGTGGAATGCCGGTGCGAAATGCAGTAATGGAAAGAGTGGCAGGTGGCAGCCGATGA
- a CDS encoding LacI family DNA-binding transcriptional regulator, with protein sequence MTTIRDVAKKAGVSVATVSRFLNSTGYVSQEAAAAVTAAVAELQYELNPVARSLNTKKSNLIGLILPDITNPFFPELARAVEDVALSYGYTVILCNSDEKPEKEKNYIETLKKKYIAGFIVASNQLDAPHYANANLPIVALDRAINEKIPTISSNNKEGAILGTKALLDRGCKNILFLRGPEELNPANDRYDGFMETIQQTDVNFRVVFCPFHFADSQEIAEQALRDDPSIDGIFASSDVSAAGALKAASLLGIAVPDALQVVGFDGVALGEMLTPGLTTVAQDVYKMGAIAARVLIKRIENQEIEQHFYQVPVKLVIRGTTRSVTE encoded by the coding sequence ATGACTACCATTAGAGATGTAGCGAAAAAGGCTGGAGTTTCAGTGGCAACGGTTTCCCGTTTCTTAAACTCGACAGGGTATGTCAGCCAAGAAGCGGCAGCCGCAGTTACAGCCGCCGTAGCCGAATTGCAGTATGAGTTGAATCCGGTCGCCAGGTCGCTCAATACTAAAAAATCAAATTTAATCGGTTTGATTTTGCCGGACATAACAAATCCCTTTTTCCCGGAACTTGCAAGAGCCGTGGAAGATGTTGCCTTGAGCTATGGATATACGGTCATTTTGTGCAACTCGGACGAAAAGCCCGAAAAAGAGAAGAATTATATTGAAACTTTAAAGAAAAAGTATATCGCCGGATTTATTGTGGCATCAAATCAATTGGATGCGCCGCATTATGCCAATGCGAATTTGCCGATTGTGGCACTAGATCGTGCCATCAATGAAAAAATCCCAACAATCTCCTCTAATAACAAAGAAGGTGCGATTTTAGGGACTAAGGCTTTGTTGGACAGAGGCTGCAAAAATATTTTATTTTTGCGAGGACCAGAAGAATTAAATCCAGCCAATGATCGATATGACGGCTTCATGGAAACGATTCAGCAAACCGATGTTAACTTCCGGGTTGTTTTCTGTCCGTTTCATTTTGCGGATTCACAGGAAATTGCCGAACAAGCGCTTCGGGATGACCCTTCGATTGACGGGATATTTGCAAGCAGCGATGTCTCGGCGGCTGGAGCCTTAAAAGCTGCCTCATTGCTTGGCATAGCGGTTCCGGATGCGCTTCAAGTTGTCGGATTTGATGGAGTGGCTTTAGGGGAGATGCTAACGCCAGGGTTGACTACCGTTGCTCAGGATGTTTACAAAATGGGAGCGATTGCGGCTCGCGTCCTTATTAAACGAATAGAAAATCAGGAAATTGAGCAGCATTTTTATCAAGTTCCGGTGAAGCTTGTCATACGCGGAACAACGAGGAGCGTAACAGAATGA
- a CDS encoding dicarboxylate/amino acid:cation symporter yields the protein MKKTNMTKKVITGLILGAIVGLLINLFAPGYFDAFNTYLFVPLGQLFLSLISMLVVPLVLFSIILGTAGLGDPAKLGRIGLKTIVYFLVTTTIAIVIGLGLAAVVQPGLAGDFDLESASFDSEEAPSVADTLLNIIPKNPLAALTEGNMLQIIIFAVFIGLALTALGEKTKGIVNLVEQGNEIMMYLVGLVMKFAPYGTFGLIATAIGSQGFSAIKAMGSYMFVVLAALAIHAAFTYGGTIGLLAKKNPIWFFKKFAPAMSVAFSTSSSNATLPVSMEVAQKELGVPKSISAFVQPLGATINMDGTAIMQGVATMFIAQAYGVDLTMTQLLTVVLTAVLASIGTAGVPGVGLIMLAMVLSSVNLPVAGIGLVLGIDRLLDMTRTAVNISGDAACAVYVTETEKNRGLKTEEVTVG from the coding sequence ATGAAAAAAACCAACATGACTAAAAAAGTAATCACGGGTCTCATTCTCGGGGCTATTGTCGGTTTGCTTATCAACTTATTTGCGCCCGGCTATTTTGACGCGTTCAATACATATCTATTTGTGCCGCTTGGCCAACTTTTCCTTAGCTTAATCAGTATGCTCGTTGTACCACTTGTCCTTTTCTCTATTATTTTAGGAACAGCGGGTCTTGGAGATCCGGCTAAATTAGGAAGAATTGGATTAAAAACAATTGTTTATTTCCTGGTAACAACAACGATTGCGATTGTCATCGGTTTAGGATTGGCAGCTGTTGTACAGCCTGGATTAGCAGGGGACTTTGATCTTGAAAGTGCTTCGTTTGATTCGGAAGAAGCACCTTCAGTAGCTGACACGCTATTGAATATCATTCCAAAAAATCCGTTGGCTGCTTTGACTGAAGGCAATATGCTGCAAATCATTATCTTTGCGGTCTTTATAGGCTTAGCGCTTACGGCACTTGGCGAAAAGACGAAAGGCATTGTCAATCTCGTTGAACAAGGGAACGAAATTATGATGTATTTAGTTGGCCTTGTCATGAAGTTCGCTCCATACGGCACTTTTGGTTTAATTGCGACAGCAATTGGTTCGCAAGGATTTTCCGCTATAAAAGCAATGGGATCTTATATGTTTGTCGTACTGGCAGCTCTAGCGATCCATGCCGCATTTACGTATGGCGGTACGATTGGTTTATTGGCAAAGAAAAATCCGATTTGGTTCTTTAAGAAATTTGCGCCTGCTATGAGTGTAGCGTTCAGTACGTCAAGCAGTAATGCGACATTGCCTGTATCCATGGAAGTGGCGCAGAAAGAGTTAGGGGTTCCAAAATCAATTAGTGCGTTTGTCCAGCCATTGGGTGCTACCATTAATATGGATGGAACGGCGATTATGCAAGGGGTGGCGACAATGTTCATCGCTCAAGCATATGGTGTGGATCTTACAATGACACAACTCTTGACTGTCGTCTTAACTGCTGTACTGGCAAGCATTGGTACCGCAGGTGTTCCGGGAGTTGGCTTAATCATGCTTGCGATGGTGCTTTCAAGTGTTAACTTGCCAGTTGCAGGAATTGGTTTGGTTCTTGGTATTGACCGGTTGCTCGATATGACTCGGACTGCCGTCAATATTTCCGGTGACGCTGCATGTGCGGTGTATGTAACGGAGACAGAGAAAAATCGTGGATTGAAAACTGAGGAAGTTACTGTAGGATAA
- a CDS encoding YebC/PmpR family DNA-binding transcriptional regulator: MGRKWNNIKEKKASKDANTSRIYAKFGREIYVAAKQGEPDPESNQALKVVLERAKTYSVPRAIIDRAIEKAKGGSEESYTELRYEGFGPNGSMVIVDTLTNNVNRTASDVRAAFGKNGGNMGVSGSVAYMFDPTAVIGVEDKTADEVLELLMEADVDVRDILEEEDSVIVYAEPDQFHSVQEAFKTAGITDFTVAELTMLAQNELELPEDAQAQFEKMIDAIEDLEDVQQVYHNVDLGE; this comes from the coding sequence ATGGGCCGCAAGTGGAATAACATTAAAGAAAAGAAAGCATCAAAAGATGCCAATACAAGCCGAATCTACGCAAAATTCGGCCGTGAAATTTACGTAGCAGCAAAACAAGGCGAGCCGGATCCAGAATCAAACCAAGCGTTGAAAGTTGTGCTTGAAAGAGCGAAAACATACAGCGTTCCACGTGCAATCATTGACCGGGCAATTGAAAAAGCCAAAGGCGGTTCAGAAGAAAGTTATACCGAACTTCGGTACGAAGGTTTTGGACCGAACGGTTCAATGGTCATCGTTGATACATTGACGAATAATGTAAACCGGACAGCATCTGATGTCCGCGCAGCATTCGGCAAAAATGGCGGAAACATGGGCGTCAGCGGATCGGTCGCTTACATGTTCGACCCAACGGCAGTTATCGGTGTTGAAGACAAAACAGCGGACGAAGTGCTTGAATTGCTGATGGAAGCGGACGTAGATGTACGCGATATTCTTGAAGAAGAAGATTCTGTCATTGTCTATGCGGAACCTGATCAATTCCACTCGGTGCAAGAAGCATTCAAGACAGCCGGTATCACTGATTTTACAGTGGCGGAATTGACGATGCTGGCGCAAAACGAATTGGAGCTTCCGGAAGACGCGCAAGCGCAATTCGAGAAAATGATCGATGCAATTGAAGACTTGGAAGATGTTCAGCAAGTTTATCATAATGTTGATTTAGGAGAATGA
- a CDS encoding cyclase family protein, with translation MKIYDISSSIYEGMPVYKNKAEKQPKFHTQTNGHVTESRIEIDAHTGTHIDAPLHMINDGDTFESISLEKLIGQAKVVDLTDVTDGIAKADLEALSIEKDDFILFKTRNSFDEEFNPEFIFLKEDGADYLAEIGVRGVGIDALGVERSQPNHPTHKALFKADIIVIEGLQLKDVEPKNYLMVAAPLKLIGIDASPARVVLIENE, from the coding sequence ATGAAAATCTATGATATTTCATCCTCGATTTATGAAGGCATGCCTGTTTATAAAAACAAGGCAGAAAAACAGCCGAAGTTCCATACACAGACCAATGGGCACGTTACAGAATCCCGTATTGAAATCGATGCGCATACCGGAACCCATATCGACGCACCGCTTCATATGATTAATGACGGTGATACTTTCGAATCCATTTCGTTGGAAAAGCTGATTGGCCAAGCGAAAGTCGTCGACTTGACAGACGTGACTGATGGCATCGCCAAGGCGGATTTAGAAGCGCTTTCCATTGAAAAAGATGATTTCATCCTTTTTAAGACACGCAATTCGTTTGATGAGGAATTCAACCCTGAGTTTATTTTCCTGAAAGAAGACGGAGCGGATTACTTGGCTGAAATCGGTGTTCGCGGCGTCGGCATTGATGCGCTTGGCGTAGAAAGAAGCCAGCCGAACCACCCGACCCATAAAGCATTATTCAAGGCCGATATTATTGTTATCGAAGGGCTACAGCTGAAAGACGTTGAACCGAAGAATTATTTGATGGTCGCAGCACCGCTTAAGCTGATCGGCATCGACGCTTCTCCTGCCCGCGTCGTATTAATCGAAAATGAATAA
- the gndA gene encoding NADP-dependent phosphogluconate dehydrogenase, whose amino-acid sequence MAKQQMGVIGLGVMGKNLALNIESRGYSVSVYDYWTDRTEEFVNNEVQGKNLIGTDSIENFVASLEIPRKILMMVKAGETTDDVIQSLVPHLQPGDVIVDGGNTFFRDTNRRTAELQEHGIHFIGAGISGGEEGARFGPSIMSGGLKEAYEKVEPIFAAIAAKVDGVACSAYMGAEGAGHYVKMVHNGIEYGDMQLISESYFILKHALGLNAQELHEIFAEWNKGELDSYLIEITADIFTKIDEETGNPLVDQILDKAGQKGTGKWTSQNALDLGVSLPIVTESVFARFISAIKEERVEASKLLSGPVAEPYTGDRAELIEAIRKALYMSKICSYAQGFAQLRAASEEYNWDIPYGDIAMIFRGGCIIRAKFLQEIKEAFDRQADLPNLLLDPYFQAVVGEYQSSLRKVLAIAIEKGIPVPAFSSALAYYDSYRSATLPANLIQAQRDYFGAHTYERTDKEGTFHTKWQ is encoded by the coding sequence ATGGCAAAGCAACAAATGGGTGTTATCGGATTAGGCGTCATGGGGAAAAACTTGGCGTTGAATATTGAAAGCAGAGGCTACTCCGTCTCGGTATACGATTATTGGACGGACCGGACAGAAGAATTTGTAAACAACGAAGTACAAGGCAAAAACTTGATTGGGACAGACAGCATCGAGAATTTTGTGGCATCTCTTGAAATTCCACGGAAGATCCTGATGATGGTCAAAGCCGGCGAAACGACAGATGATGTGATTCAATCGCTGGTACCTCATCTGCAGCCGGGAGACGTCATTGTCGATGGCGGAAACACTTTTTTCAGAGACACAAACCGACGTACTGCTGAACTTCAGGAACACGGCATCCATTTTATTGGAGCCGGCATTTCCGGAGGCGAAGAAGGCGCGCGTTTTGGTCCGTCTATTATGTCAGGCGGCTTAAAAGAAGCCTATGAAAAAGTGGAACCGATTTTTGCGGCAATTGCTGCAAAAGTGGATGGTGTTGCATGCAGCGCTTATATGGGAGCTGAAGGAGCAGGGCATTACGTGAAGATGGTGCATAACGGCATCGAATACGGCGATATGCAGCTGATTTCGGAATCCTACTTTATCTTGAAGCATGCACTCGGGTTGAATGCCCAGGAACTGCATGAAATCTTTGCAGAATGGAACAAAGGCGAACTCGATAGTTATTTGATCGAAATCACCGCTGATATTTTCACAAAAATCGATGAAGAAACAGGCAATCCGCTTGTCGACCAAATTCTTGATAAAGCTGGCCAAAAAGGCACTGGGAAATGGACAAGCCAAAATGCGTTGGATTTAGGCGTGTCGCTGCCAATCGTTACTGAATCGGTCTTTGCCCGCTTTATTTCGGCAATTAAAGAAGAACGCGTGGAGGCAAGCAAACTGCTTTCAGGCCCTGTTGCAGAACCGTATACAGGTGACCGTGCCGAGTTGATCGAAGCGATCCGCAAAGCTTTGTACATGAGCAAAATCTGTTCGTATGCCCAAGGATTTGCACAGCTGCGCGCAGCTTCAGAAGAATATAATTGGGACATTCCATACGGCGATATCGCGATGATTTTCCGTGGCGGCTGCATCATCCGTGCAAAATTCCTGCAAGAAATCAAAGAAGCATTCGACCGCCAAGCGGACTTGCCGAACTTGCTGCTTGATCCTTATTTCCAAGCTGTAGTAGGGGAATACCAATCGTCTCTTCGCAAAGTATTAGCGATCGCGATTGAAAAAGGCATTCCAGTGCCAGCATTCTCCAGTGCTCTCGCTTACTACGACAGCTACCGTTCTGCCACTTTGCCAGCGAACTTAATCCAAGCACAACGTGATTATTTTGGTGCCCATACCTATGAGCGCACGGACAAAGAAGGAACATTCCATACAAAATGGCAATAA